The following is a genomic window from Malus sylvestris chromosome 7, drMalSylv7.2, whole genome shotgun sequence.
AACAAAAGTGGAGGACTTGTTTAAAAACAGTACAGTTTCCAATTAACCAAGCACAGTATTACAACAGAGAACAAAAAGGCAAAACTTTGAGTCTCAATAAAGTCATGACTTTTCTGCCTTCGGGATTTTGTACTCGTGCTATGTCATAATATTCTCACATAAGCGCAAAAAAGCAGTTCAGAGACATCGATACGGATGTATTTAGGCCAGGCATCAAACTGAATCCCAAAACCCATAATCCTAAGAAATGCAGAGCTTCAAGCAAGCCAAACTCATAATGTATGTACTACAGAAACCATCAGTTGTAATTGTTCAAGCAGAAAGAAGAATACTTCCCCCGAAAGATTTTTATTTTGCATCTtcaatataaaaacaaaaggcTTCAAGTTGCTTCAATATATCAAAGGGCTTCCATTCATGTCATAACAAAGAACACAATTTATAAAACTTTTATTTACAGCAATTCACTAGTATCAAAATCTCCATGTAACATCGATATCTTGTAACCCATGGAGAAAGGAAGCATCTGTAAATTTAACAAATGATGTAGCACGATATACCAAAACCATTTTCCCAACGAAAAATCCAACAAAAGCAAGGGTAAGTCATATAAGAAAAACTACATAGTGCCAAATGACTCTTCTTTTATAACTCAATATCATTAAACACTCTACTGAAAACAAAtatatgacaaattgaaaatatattacagataatttttctttttcagaaaAAGCATGATCCTAAACAATGATATTATGACAATGCATGCAGATTATGACCCTGAATAGTATTGTAAGAACGAAACAATAAATTCTTTCTGATAAAACAAATAACTTACCCAAAAGAAAAGCCATGACATAATTGTACACCTCCGGAAGGTCAGACTTGTTTACCAATCTTGCCAGTGATTGATCCGCAATTTCATAAAGTCGTCTCCCTCTCATGCCCTTACTGACAACAAATATTCTCTTAACGTATTCAAGTTCCCTAGCAAGATTTTCAATTGTCCAATCCTTTGCGAAATTCTGAAAAACCTCTTTCACAAAGCCAAACATCTCAGAAGGATGATCGCAGGCAACACAATGAAACTGCATCTCAGTCATCCCTTGAGATCCAGTAGCACTGCGTCCATTTCTAATATAAGATTCCCGCAATGCACAATCCGCGTGGCACCAATGGAGACAAACATCACACCCAATCCAACTACATGTATTCGAGGCCATGTCGAACTTTGAGCACACAAGACACATACACGCACTGCAAAAACCACTCTTTTGCGAACAAACCTTGCAATTACATTCATCCACAGGCACAGGACTCCGACAAGAAGGATTTCTGCATCTTGAGTTAAGAAAAATTTCAGCCAAATCAGAAGATGCACCATTCTCTTGCTGGAGATAATCCGGTAGACCAGTCTTCAGAGCAACCAAGATTTCCAGTTGCGCACGATGAGCTTTTAGTAGCATCTCCATGGTTATATCAGACCTGCTCTGCAGTGCCTTCTGAAATGCAAACAGTTGCATGCGCTCATCCATATTTAACATCATATTGCGAATGGTCTCCTTCACACATGAAGCCGATTGTCCTGTCATCTCATGAAACTTTCTAGCCATTACATGTATGGGATCGGAGACTATCCTGGCAACGATTGTCTCCACAAAGTCAGCTAGCTCCACCAATGAGAAATTTCTCGTGTTCCTTCTGACTGCTAGTCCTATATAAACTACCACTACTTTTCTCTCTCATTAGTCGTTTCCTGTCCAAACTATAGTTTGATCCCATTTCATGAGATCCAACGCTATTCGAAGGTGATCTAACGTCCTCATGGTTCCTTGCCTGTCCTCCTGACAACTGCTTATTGAAGCTTAGCTGCCTTTCCATTCCATTCGTCACTTTAGAGCTTCCTTCAGGATGCCTACGATGTTGTTGCCCTTGGACCGATTGACCATTTGGAATGCCTTGCGATGCTTGAGACTGTTGTTGATGAGACGTGTTTCCATTCATCAAGATTCTTTGATACAAAGGGACTTCTTTACTCTTAGCATCATTCTGAACGAGTGCCTGCCAAGGAACTTCTTTACCCTTAGCCTCACTCTGAGCGAGTGCCTTCCAATCGATTCCCTGGAAAAGGGGACGACTTTTAACCGACTGTTCAAAGTCCATCGAATTCTGGGTCGTTAGCGAACAGCTAGGGTTGTGATAAAACGACTGAGAGCCCGGAAAGGATACTGATCGAGTAAATCCATCAGAGTTAGTAAGAAAAGTATTACTTAGAGACTGAACACTCATTGCTTGGTCAGGAGAACCAGGAGCTGCACCACCAATGGGTAACAAAAAATTAGGCAAGCTAAGAGAAAGATCAAGCCGCTCAAGTGCAAGCTTCTCATCCTTCATACTGGAACCAGATTGATCAGCTTTCTCCTGTCTCCGAACAGGAGAGCTTGAAAACAACTCGAAACCCCTAGTTCATGGTCCTTCTATATCATTTTCCATGCTAGTTAACAGCTCTCTGGATTCTCTGGCAGTCCACCGACCATCTTCTGCTGAATCCACCATATCGGTCGGTGCCACAGCGACGCTTTTACCTTTATCCTTAAAATTCTGACTTTTTTTATATGTTGAAAACACAAAGCAGCGACATGATGTTTTTAGTTTCTAAACATGTATTATATGTTGAAATTGATTTCCGcctttttttatagatatattATAAACATTTAATTGAACTGATCAAAAGAGAATCaacgaaccaaaaaaaaaagcgtAGAATGAGAAAACagaattggttccaaaaaccaTAAATAGGAGCACTGCTTTATaacataataaaagaaatgagGCAATCTCTCTGTACAGATTCTGGTTAGTGGTTCAATAAACAAATACAACAGAAACTACCATGAAAAATACCCTAATTGGAGCTATAAAACCACTACATTGCAAGGTACAACATAAAACTATCAGCACACGAGGTTACGGTTACCTGCCACACCGAAAACTCTTACAGGGACTCCTCTTCGTTTGCCAATCACAAAGAAAGGTTCCGCTTCGTCGCTTCCATTTTTAACAAAAGATCCTTTATATCAGCTTGCATTCTCATCTTCATATTGGAGTATTCACGATGCACTCGGTCTAGAGCTTGTAGTTCTTCAAGTTTCTTGCTGTGCATTTCTTCTGCCTCCACTAAGCGCAACTTTGCTATCCTGCTCCTAaattcttcttcaattttttcattcTTTGCCATTGCTATGCGTTTCAGCCCCTCAGCTTCTCTTCTTGCATCATCTGCTCGTGTTTGAAACATTTTTGCCTCAGCCTGCTTGATCCTCACAATGCTCTCCAGCTCATCGAAAAGAGGTTCTTTTTGGGCACTTGTGTGCAACTCTGCGTCCATAATGCGTTTCTCATGTTGGTCGTAGTTAAAGCTAGGATGAGTGTTAGCTgcagtctccaactgagggacCTTCTCAGCGTATATTGATTTCAGCCAGGCAGGTTCCTGGCTTGGCCCAACAATTCCATTGCTCGCTTTAATTTGATCCTTCCCCGATAAAACGGGTGTTTTGCCTAGCTTGGAACTGTCAGCATCTGAAACAAAAGTGGAGGACTTGTTTAATAACAGTACAGTTTCCAATTAACTAAGCACAGTATTACAATAGAGAACAAAAAGGCAAAACTTTGAGTCTCAATAAAGGCATGACTTTTCTGCTTCGGGATTTTGTACTCGTGCTATGTCATAATATTCTCACATAAGCACAAAAAAGCAGTTCAGAGACATCGATACGGATGTATTTAGGCCAGGCATCAAACTGAATCCCAAAACCCATAATCCTATGAAACGCGAAGCTTCAAGCAAGCCAAACTCATAATGTATGTACTACAGAAACCATCAGTTGTAATTGTTCAAGCAGAAAGAAGAATACTTCCCCCAAAAGATTTGTATTTTGCATCTtcaatataaaaacaaaaggcTTCAAGTTGCTTCAATATATCAAAGGGCTTCCATTCATGTCATAACAAAGAACACAATTTATAAAACTTTTATTTACAGCAATTCACTAGTATCAAAATCTCCATGTAACATCGATATCTTGTAAACCATGGAGAAAGGAAGCATCTGTAGATTTAACAAACGATGTAGCACGATATACCAAAACCATTTTCCCAATGAAAAATCCAACAAAAGCAAGGGTAAGTCATATAAGAAAAACTACATAGTGCCAAATGACTCTTCTTTTATAACTCAATATCATTAAGCACTTTACTGAAAACAAATATATGGCAAATTGAAAATATATTAcagataatttttctttttcagaaaAAGCATGATCCTAAACAATGATATTATGACAATGCATGCAGATTATGACCCTGAATAGTATTGTAAGAACGAAACAATAAATTCTTTCTGATAAAACAAAGAACTTACCCAAAAGAAAAGCCATGACATAATTGTACACCTCCGGAAGGTCAGACTTGTTTACCAATCTTGCCAGTGATTGATCGGCAATTTCATAAAGTCGTCTCCCTCTCATGTCTTTACTGACAACAAATATTCTCTTAACGTATTCTAGTTCCCTAGCAAGATTTTCAATTGTCCAATCCTTTGCGAAATTCTGAAAAACCTCTTTCACAAAGCCAAACATCTCAGAAGGATGATCGCAGGCAACACAATGAAACTGCATCTCAGTCGTCCCTTGAGATCCAGTAGCACTGCGTCCATTTCTAATATAAGATTCCCGCAATGCACAATCCGCGTGGCACCAATGGAGACAAACATCACACCCAATCCAACTACATGTATTCGAGGCCATGTCAAACTTTGAGCACACAAGACACATACACGCACTGCAAAAACCACTCTTTTGCGAACAAACCTTGCAATCACATTCATCCACAGGCACAAGACTCCGACAAGAAGGATTTCTGCATCTTGAGTTAAGAAAAATTTCAGCCAAATCAGAAGATGCACCATTCTCTTGCTGGAGATAATCCGGTAGACCAGTCTTCAGAGCAACCAAGATTTCCAGTTGCGCACGATGAGCTTTTAGTAGCATCTCCATGGTTATATCAGACCTGCTCTGCAATGCCTTCTGAAATGCAAACAATTGCATGCGCTTATCCATATTTAACATCATATCGCGAATGGTCTCCTTCACACATGAAGCGGATTGTCCTGTCATCTCATGAAACTTCCTAGCCATTACATGTATGGGATCGGAGACCATCCTGGCAACGATTGTCTCCACAAAGTCAGCTCCACCAATGAGAAATTTCTCATGTCCCTTCTGACTGCTAGTCCTATATAAACTACCACTACTTTTCTCTCTCATTAGTCGTTTTCTGTCAAAACTATAGTTTGATCCCATTTCATGAGATCCAACGCTATTCGAAGGTGATCTAACATCGTCATGGTTCCTTGTCTGTCCTCCTGACAACTGCTTATTGAAGCTCAGATGCCTTTCCATTCCATTCGTCACTTCAGAGCTTCCTTCAGGATGCCTACGATGTTGTTGCCCTTGGACCGATTGACCATTTGGAATGCCTTGCGATGCTTGAGACTGTTGTTGATGAGACCCGTTTCCATTCATCAAGATTCTTTGATACAAAGGGATTTCTTTGCTCTTAGCATCATTCTGAACAAGTGCCTGCCAAGGAACTTCTTTACCCTTAGCCTCACTCTGAGCGAGTGCCTGCCAATCGATTCCCTGGAAAAGCGGACGACTTTTAACCGACTGTTCAAAGTCCATCGAATTCTGGGTGGTTAGCGAACAGCTAGGGTTGTGATAAAACGACTGAGAGCCTGAAAAGGATACTGATTGAGTAAATCCATCAGAGTTAGTACGAAAAGTATTACTTAGAGACTGAACACTCATTGCTTGGTCAGGAGAACCAGGAGTTGCACCACCAATGGGTAACAAAACATTTGGCAAGCTAAGAGAAAGATCAAGCGGCTCAAGCGCCAGCTTTTCATCCTTCACACTGGAACCAGATTGATCAGCTTTCTCCTTTCGCCTAACAGGGGAGCTTGAAAACAACTCAAAACCCCTAGTGCTGGGTCCTTCTATATCATTTTCCAACCCAATTAACAGCTCTCTGGATTCTCTGGCAGTCCACCGACCATCTTCTGCTGAATCTACCATATCGGTCGGTGTCACAGCGACGCTTTTACCTTTATCCTTAAAATTCTGACTCATACTATTCACCGTATCCAGCTTAACCACTTCATTATCCTCCTCATCCTCTGTTACTACCTTGTCTGACTCTGTCATTTCATCGTCATCATCCTCCGCCTTCAATTCAAGGTCAATTCCCTTATCTTGCTTTGGTTCCTCTTCCAATTCCATCGGAATCTCCGCGACCACTTCTTCATCACCTTCCCTGAAACTCCCTTTTCCATCATCCTCATCTTCACGAGCTTCCACATTCCCGCTGTTATCAATCATTTCGTTATCACCATTTGGCAAGTCATCATCTTTCTTCTCCTCCCCATccttcctttcacacacactcTCTTTACTCACATCTTTCACCTCTTGTTTATCCGAGGACTCACCTTTCTCCTCCCTAGCCTCTTGTTTATCCAGAGACTCACCTTTCTCAACCCTATCTGTATCCCTATCTGAAGTCTCGCTTCGAATCCGTGTTTCTTCCGTTTCAGCTCCACCTTCAGGACCCAATTGGGGCTCACCTTCACCTCCACCTCCAACACCAGCTCCAGCTTCCGGCGCAAGCTCACCCTCCTCCATTTCACTACTAGTCCTACTCCCCTTCTCAGCCTTAACCTCCTCCGTCTCCCTCTTCCTAACCTCAACACTCTTTGGCTGCTCAACCGGAACCTCCTCCGTCTCCCTCTTCCTAAACTCAACAATATTTGGCTGCTCACCCTGAACCTCCTCCGCCTCCACCTCCCTCTTCCTCACCTCAACACTCTTCGACTGCTCACTCCCCACCGAGTCCTTAGACCAAGTGGGCGACTTGGACTTTGACTCCGATTTCGACTCCTTCCCATCCCTAAACCTCCTCGCAGGGGACCTAACCCTAGACTGCTCGCTCCCTGAATCCCTCGAATTCGACCACGTCGGCGACCTCATGTCCCTCAACCCCTTCCCTCCTCCTCTTTCCTCGAACTCCTTCCCAAACCTCCGCCACGACAACGCTCCGCTCCCGCTGCCTTCGCGCCTTGACCTGTCCCGCTCCGATCGAAACCCTTTCGGAAAATCCGCCGGCGACCTCCTCGACGCGGAGAAGCTCTCGGACCGGTGCATCAAATTACGATCGTACCCTCCTCCATCTCTATTGTATCGATCGGTCCCCTTCCTCCGGTCGAAACCGTCGAACTCGTGCCCCGGCCTCTTCCGGACAGTTCTGGACCCTCCGCCAGAACCGGCCTGTTCCCGGTCGTCGTAGGAGCGAGCCGGCGCCAGAGAAGAAGCCGAGGAGGACGAAGAGAGCAAACCCTTCCGCACAGTATCTGGCTTATAGTAGAAGCTCCGGTGCGAGTTGGAGGAGGTTCGGCTGGGGTTGGAGCTGGGGTTCGGGTTAGGATTCGGATTCGGATCCTTCCCGAAGGAATCGAGATCGTCGCTGGATCTCAGCCTCTTCATTTCTCccccaaattaaaaataaaattaaaaaataaaataaaaattgaagagcTGCCGACTACGACGTTGTATTTGAGCTGAAGGGGGTGAGGGCTTTTGGCCATAAAGGAGGTCGAATTTACTGGGATTGCCACGGAAGCTGGTTGAAAAGTGAGCCGGGGtagcacagagagagagagagagaggggacaGCCAGCGGAGAGGAAGGTTCGGGGAGAGTAGAAGGGGTAAAATTAGAAGGACAGTGATGTCCTTGAGTCAACGCAGTTTTAACAACTgatgaggagagagaaagagggagaatGAGTTGGATACGCAAAGTGCCTGGAAAAGCATTGAAGAGTGAGTCTCTTACCGTAGGGTTCTCTCCCTTCTATTATCTTCCTTTTTTATCTCCCcttcttacatttttttttaattttattttctatataaaaatttcaaaatataatGTAATCGTGACATAATCAGAACTGTTTAAATAAGAAAGgatgaaagaagagagagattaaGAGATGAGAGAATTCTACTTCATTTTGTTGGCAACGAAAGTGTGTTTGAATGCACGAAGTCGAAAGGAATGCGTACCaaagacatttttttttattttaattttactagTATTCGAGGAATGGGAGAATTCGAAAGTTTTACAGCATAAGAGAGAGGGAGCTTCGAACATGAAGTACGTTAATCACTAGAATACTTGCTACAAACAACATTCGACTAATGTTAGTAGGTGTGATGAAAGAAAAGATTAACATTCAACAAATGTTAAATGCTTTCATtcatcaaaaaattaaaattaatattgAAACTCTTTTTCGCTCTTATTTTCTTAAAATGATCGAGACATTCATTTGAAAAAAATTTATTCGATACCTTATTTTCTCAGTAGTCCTTCTCTAGGTACAAAAAGGAATTTACAAAATATCTCCAAAATTCGATGTACTTCATCAAGTGTGAGGCACATCTCATGTTTGCCGAATCTAAAAATTATTGTCTTTTTTTATACCGTTTAGCCATTTTTATGAATCAGAAAAATTACCTttcttcttaaaaaataaaaaaataaacttcGATAAGGCATGTTAATCATAAATTCCGATGGTACCAAATATAGAgaaactctttttcttttttttaaacagTGACTAAACCAGCATACTAAAGTTTTTCTCCTCTTTATTTATTGATTGAAGTAAAAAGAAGTCAATAAGATTTAGATTGCTAAATATTAATATCAAAGTTAGTCAGGTGGCGTTCTGAGGGGAAATGGGAAAGGGAAGGGTGAGGAAGCTTCTAACCTGAGTGAGGAGAACCACAATAGTGCTTGATTTCCATTATGACACTAGTATTTTTTCATAGCTTAAAATAgttgaataaaacaaaatataccCAAATATGATTTATTTCAGATGTAAGAAATTTGTAGATTATAACATAATGCCTTATGGTTAGTTTTGAATTCACGGAAAAATTTACCTTCTGTAACGATAGGTCATCccgtttcaaaataatttacctatcatttttcaaatcattagattaataataaataaaacacatgaagaaacaaaagcattgtcttttttttttttttttttacttcttaaaTCACATTGGaaccaaataaattaagatGCAAATGGCATTTTTTGTGTATGtaatttagtgaaattcctaCAAGTGAGTAAGTGACATGTTCAAGAAGGTCAACATGCAATAGATTCTACGTTGTTTTCTATATTTTCTAACTCGTACACGCAGAATTAAAATATTTGGCCTaatttatacatgcatatatgcAAAATACAAACAATAGCCCTTCTTTCAAgcttagggagttttaacgaaacacttacggtactgttcactttaacgaaaaatcacatttttactctaaaaagtcattcCTGGTAATATTTACTTACAACTCTTTtttatcattttcgttaaaatttaaagtttttaaaccattttcattagttttcctttgaaattATGAAATTGCTTGATTGATTTGAGCCTTGGAGATGGAGTCTCTGAAATCATGGAAAATGATTAAATAAATTGCATGACTATAAaatcttttcaaattttcatttcatcgATTATTAGAAGATTTATTTGCGGTAAGGTGAGTTGGCCAAATGgatagatttttcagtgtgtatGAAGTACAGGTACATACGTCATATTTCATTATACAACGGAAgagacatttaaaaaaaaaacttctctcaacttgtataatgacatataaCGTATCGTCTCGTATTTtaggcacattgaaaaatctcttaaCCAAAAGTAATGTATCTGCtcctaaaataaaatttgactcCTCATCCGTGTAAATTAGtataaatttaaaacattttgTTTAGCTGGAGGAAAACCAACATGCAAATAGTTTCTAACGGTTGAAGCCGAGTAACATACGAAATCCTAAACAAAAACACAAGAGAGCCGTTCTTTTaagagaactttaatgaaaagttattgtactgttcactttaaaaaaaatcatgttttaacattaaaaagtc
Proteins encoded in this region:
- the LOC126628889 gene encoding LOW QUALITY PROTEIN: protein OBERON 4-like (The sequence of the model RefSeq protein was modified relative to this genomic sequence to represent the inferred CDS: inserted 1 base in 1 codon; deleted 1 base in 1 codon; substituted 1 base at 1 genomic stop codon), with translation MVVSVNFKDKGKSVAVAPTDMVDSAEDGRWTARESRELLTSMENDIEGPXTRGFELFSSSPVRRQEKADQSGSSMKDEKLALERLDLSLSLPNFLLPIGGAAPGSPDQAMSVQSLSNTFLTNSDGFTRSVSFPGSQSFYHNPSCSLTTQNSMDFEQSVKSRPLFQGIDWKALAQSEAKGKEVPWQALVQNDAKSKEVPLYQRILMNGNTSHQQQSQASQGIPNGQSVQGQQHRRHPEGSSKVTNGMERQLSFNKQLSGGQARNHEDVRSPSNSVGSHEMGSNYSLDRKRLMREKSSGSLYRTSSQKEHEKFLIGGAADFVETIVARIVSDPIHVMARKFHEMTGQSASCVKETIRNMMLNMDERMQLFAFQKALQSRSDITMEMLLKAHRAQLEILVALKTGLPDYLQQENGASSDLAEIFLNSRCRNPSCRSPVPVDECNCKVCSQKSGFCSACMCLVCSKFDMASNTCSWIGCDVCLHWCHADCALRESYIRNGRSATGSQGMTEMQFHCVACDHPSEMFGFVKEVFQNFAKDWTIENLARELEYVKRIFVVSKGMRGRRLYEIADQSLARLVNKSDLPEVYNYVMAFLLDADSSKLGKTATLSGKDQSKVNNGIAGPSQEPTWLKSIYTEKAXQLETAANTHPSFNYDQHEKRIMDTELNTSAQKEPLFEELESIVLIKQAEAKLFQTRADDARREAEGLKRIAMAKNEKIEEEFRSRIAKLCLVEAEEMHSKKLEELQALDRVHREYSNMKMRMQADIKDLLLKMEATKRNLSL
- the LOC126628358 gene encoding protein OBERON 4-like, which gives rise to MKRLRSSDDLDSFGKDPNPNPNPNPSSNPSRTSSNSHRSFYYKPDTVRKGLLSSSSSASSLAPARSYDDREQAGSGGGSRTVRKRPGHEFDGFDRRKGTDRYNRDGGGYDRNLMHRSESFSASRRSPADFPKGFRSERDRSRREGSGSGALSWRRFGKEFEERGGGKGLRDMRSPTWSNSRDSGSEQSRVRSPARRFRDGKESKSESKSKSPTWSKDSVGSEQSKSVEVRKREVEAEEVQGEQPNIVEFRKRETEEVPVEQPKSVEVRKRETEEVKAEKGSRTSSEMEEGELAPEAGAGVGGGGEGEPQLGPEGGAETEETRIRSETSDRDTDRVEKGESLDKQEAREEKGESSDKQEVKDVSKESVCERKDGEEKKDDDLPNGDNEMIDNSGNVEAREDEDDGKGSFREGDEEVVAEIPMELEEEPKQDKGIDLELKAEDDDDEMTESDKVVTEDEEDNEVVKLDTVNSMSQNFKDKGKSVAVTPTDMVDSAEDGRWTARESRELLIGLENDIEGPSTRGFELFSSSPVRRKEKADQSGSSVKDEKLALEPLDLSLSLPNVLLPIGGATPGSPDQAMSVQSLSNTFRTNSDGFTQSVSFSGSQSFYHNPSCSLTTQNSMDFEQSVKSRPLFQGIDWQALAQSEAKGKEVPWQALVQNDAKSKEIPLYQRILMNGNGSHQQQSQASQGIPNGQSVQGQQHRRHPEGSSEVTNGMERHLSFNKQLSGGQTRNHDDVRSPSNSVGSHEMGSNYSFDRKRLMREKSSGSLYRTSSQKGHEKFLIGGADFVETIVARMVSDPIHVMARKFHEMTGQSASCVKETIRDMMLNMDKRMQLFAFQKALQSRSDITMEMLLKAHRAQLEILVALKTGLPDYLQQENGASSDLAEIFLNSRCRNPSCRSLVPVDECDCKVCSQKSGFCSACMCLVCSKFDMASNTCSWIGCDVCLHWCHADCALRESYIRNGRSATGSQGTTEMQFHCVACDHPSEMFGFVKEVFQNFAKDWTIENLARELEYVKRIFVVSKDMRGRRLYEIADQSLARLVNKSDLPEVYNYVMAFLLDADSSKLGKTPVLSGKDQIKASNGIVGPSQEPAWLKSIYAEKVPQLETAANTHPSFNYDQHEKRIMDAELHTSAQKEPLFDELESIVRIKQAEAKMFQTRADDARREAEGLKRIAMAKNEKIEEEFRSRIAKLRLVEAEEMHSKKLEELQALDRVHREYSNMKMRMQADIKDLLLKMEATKRNLSL